The DNA window AGTATGACTATTCTTCTCCTTTCAGAATACTGTTGGTGCCACCATTGCCATTTTACAATAAAGCCTACATTGTAACACTTGCACGTTTTGAGTAAAGTAAAAGGCATGTTCTTTTGGTCTACTAAGGCCTAGGTACTCTAGAACATAAAAGGAAATTTCATATGTTTTCTTTTGTCACTGTTAATCTATTCGTTCATGCTCTTTGCACATGCAGGGAATCAGTACATATATTCAGGAGATAGAGGAGCTCTGCACAGATTATCCAAAAACTACTGTTATTTTCGATCATATGGCTTTCTGCAAGCCACCAATGtaaactttttttatttgcttctcCTGAACTGTAGTATTTGTAATCCTTAGCCAAGTGCTTCTTGTCTGTGTTAATGCCATTTCCATTGACATCCAGGAACATTGAAGAAGAGAAGGCCTTCACTTCATTTCTAGAACTATCCAGATTCCCTCAGGTACTTCATGAAACCATTCCAAATTAATGGCTTGTCTAATTCTACTTTAACCATTTACATGCAATTCTTTCATAGTTACCAATaacttgtgaaaaaaatatttattgtaaaTTTAAGCTACCTTTGGTACTTGTTGAAGCCTACATTCTTCCGTTTCTCTTATCAGAGATCATGGGTCAGTAGCTTTGTTTCCTGAACCGTGAGGTTTAGTACTCGAGGATTAATAGTATTTATGCAGTGATGAAATTATAGGAACCTAAATGAAATGAAAGAGATTGATATGATCTTTAGTTCCTATTCAAGTTTGCTGGTTGAAGACGGTATTGTACAATAAGTTTCTCAGCTATGGAATGGAATCAGTTCCTTCTGTTTGACACCGTTACACTTACACTGAATCACTGATGCTATAATGCTTGACTTGAACAGATTTACGTCAAATACAGTGCGCTCTTTCGTATTTCAAGAGAAGCATATCCATATGAGGACACATCTCAGCTTCTTTCCCGTGTGATCTCTAGCTATGGAGCGAATCGAATAATGTGGGGAAGGTAATTCACACCTTAAGTGGGACCTTCATTTTAACATATGCTCTGCAACTAGTAGTACCCCAATAAGAAGTCTTCTAAGGAATTATGCTAATAACACTACTATTGATCAATCGATTAGTGTTGAAGTCTTACAAAACCCTCCAGTAAGAATAACATAATCCGCACTCCTATTAGAAATCTGTAATGGACACGAATAGATGATCTCTTGCATGCTTGCAAACCCCAGTACCTGTATAAACTTCTTATGCTCTGCACTTATTCTGCAGTGACTTCCCCTTCGTTGTTCCTGAATGTGGCTACAAAGGGGCCAAGGAGGCGATCTCTCATGTCGCCGGCAAGATACCTGTTTCCTCGTCAGATTTGGAATGGATCTTAGGCAAAACAGTGACCCAACTGTTCCAAGGTGCATGGGTTTCTGCATGATAGGGGTGTCATTGGTTAGTGTAGCTTTTAGTGGTCAGTAAATATCCTTGCAATGAGAGGGTGAAAAAGATTCTTGTATGAGAGGAAAACGGCGTTATCCAGTTAAAGCATTATTCCTTCTATTCGCTAATTGATAACCTGTTTAGGTTATCCTTTTTTGCAAGGTATTAAATGCTTATATACAATAGCTCGGCTGATTGCAAATCTTTCTGGTCACCCAACAAAGCACTTCAAAAGTTCATACTTCTAGTGCAAAATTGTCCAAAAATATTCAGCATGTGAAATGATCTCAAGAAAATGATGAGATCATTATAAATCCAAAATCTCTGTTTCTACTCGATAATGTTTTGAGACCCGTTTGGCACTAAAATATCATTACTACGTTGTTTTCCTTGTGTTTCTTCATGGGATGGTTTGGGAGTTTAAGCAAACATCTTAAGCCGATGGGCTGAGAAATTGTCCTCCCAATCAAGGCCTCACAGTGGTAGTATTACTTTTCAAATAAGCAAGCTATATAGGCATcacacattttctttttattttttctagtcaGTAATGAATATGTATACCAGCCTTACATTACAACAGGATTAACAATAACGTTGCATACAAACTCAAAAAGTAGAGGAGAAAAAGAGGAAATTATGGTCGAAATGTACAGGTAGACAACTGGAGAACACAACCAAGTACTGTAGctattatgtacttcctccatcccctaatataagggattttgacattttacttgcactgtttgactattcgtgttattaaaaattagaattattatttattttatttgtgacttactttattatccaaagtagtTTAAGTACAacttcttattttttatatttacataaatttttttaataaaacaagtggtcaaacagtgcaagcaaaatgtcaaaatccggAGCGAGTATCACTCTGCTTGTTTGGCACATATTGACCTAGCGTGGACTAAACCACATGATCAAATTGTGCCTGTACATGATATCATCACCATACCAGTCAAGTATGGACAATAAGAAGCTAACGACGCCATCGATGCTAGCGGCGAAGTGTTTTTTCCCCTAGTTAGTAGTAATTGTTAATGAGTGTTTttgtagtcgagacatcaaggCGCTTCATCAATGTCTCGACTACCAAAAACATCTTCTCCAAATACTTACCAAGACATCAAAACACGGTAATTAGTAACCAAACCTCTTGTTTATACCAGAGTTTGTTGGAGAAGATAATGATGCtgatatatatactacataagTAAACTTTCAAACGGACATAgtgagggaaaaaaatataatgaatgaaaaagaagaggaatacAAATTAAAATAACATAAGTGAGATAACCTATGAGCTACCATGATCAATGTTTATGACATTTCAAGTATAGTTTCTAATGAATGAATTTAAGGAACAACCATCGATAGTAGACACCATCTCCATCTATTGAGGTTAGGGTTTATAATGTGGCACCAATTTTTGCTGGTGCATGTCTATATATTTTTGAAACCATAtggacagaaaaaaaattattggtaCAACTAGCTATTCTCCTTATATTTCAATTATAAGTTCATAACATTAAATGATAACCTACATTTGCGGTACTATATAATTTTTCCACTATGTTTTGATCGTTGACGGTAGGCGTTGCTTGACCATTCAGAGCAACTTTCCATGCTCCATGTAACCGCTGACAGTCGTGGTAGGATACTTTCTTTTAcagataaaagaaagaaaaatcatacatatatatatatcatcattctaacattttgaCATAAACAAGACAATAAGTACATCAAATGGCTCTACCGTTTTCCTTGTTTCCTTTACATCTACATATTAAttgtaaaactatataattttctcttttatttttttagtcttcATGAGGGGTCGTTTGACATTGTGTCTCGAACCGACCTCTCATgttttaatcatattttaagcACCATTAATTGTTAATAAGCGCTTAAATCTATTTTTGCCTACCTTTTATGATCCTCACATTTATATTTTCATGCAAACACGATAGTGAAAGGTTAACACATTAACCGGCTCTACTTTCCACGTTTCTATCACAATTTCTTATTAAATGCTAACCACATTTGTAAAACTATAGTATAACTTTCTCTTTTATTGCTAACCGTGTAAAGGGGTTTCTTGATATAACCGTTAACGGTCAACTATGTGCCCAATATCCAATTTAGAGGAGTTTCTAGCTATAGCAGCTTCGATATATTCTCACCTAGATTATGAGAAGTTGTACctatagaatccagaaaataaattagaagataAAAAAACCAGCTACCAACCAACTGCTTTTCAGAATCTTAAAGCCTCATCGGTTACCCATATTCCCCAAAAAGCCAAAACgacttattagggaataaaaattattaatttataagtaaaacttgtatatatttgtttgtagcgacttaaaagttagtgtaaaaagaaattatgtcgaaaatatcttaaaattagcttcaaatcaatttttttgcttttgttttggcttattagttCAACCGATAAGAATCTTATACTCCCATTATTTGGCTGATTTGAGAAATCAAACGAAACgtcatatttacaaataaaaaataatttattaataaaatttttatagacGTGTTCTTAATaatctaaaagcaaatactgaaaataaatatcaaaaccaactctaaattaaatattgaaaattcaaatttcgattaataagtataagcataataaaaaaaattgaggccGTTACTTTCTCAAACATAGGCAAAATATCTCGATAGGCCATTTCCCGCACCTCTTCATGATTCCCAAATTTATTTTACCACCATCACGATATAAGTATTGGTTTTAACCGACCTTCAGGCTTCAGCCCGGCAAGGACGAGCGGATTGTATCTCTGCAAGTCTGCATCACGCGACCAAAAATAAACCCgcggagaaaagaaaaaaaaaaacacagagagagagagagagagagagagagagaggagacatgggagaggagaagggagagagagtagagagacgggaagcgatggcggcggcggcggaggaggaggagcccgagCAGGTGCCCATGGTGTTGGTGGCGCCGGGGAAGCTGGTGACCCCCGAGCAGTTTCAGCGAGCCCGAGCCCTACCACGCcagctggcggcggtggcggcgtccccGCGGCAACCGCGCCCGCTcgccatgcagcagcagcagcagcagatgtcGCAGTCGATGATCTTCGGGCGGccgtccgcgccggcgccgacgacgctgcAGGGGTTCGGGTTCGGGCGCGGCGCAGGCcctggtgcggcggcggtggcggcgcgttCGGCGCCGAGGGGGAtggggatggcggcggggccgcgtcTCGCCATGCAgcagtcgacgacgacggcgatgatgcAGCAGCAGAAGGGATTCGGGTTCGGCGGCGCTGgaccagcggcggtggcgccttCGCCGCGCGGGATGACGATGGCTGTGGGGCCGCGTCTCGCCGCGCAGCAGAAGCAGAGGCAGCCgaccctcgcgccgccgccgccgccgcagcagaaTCAGGGCTTCAGCGGGGCCGGGGCTGGGGCGATGGGGGTGCCTTCGCCGCAGGGGATGGCGGTGGGAACGCGTCTcgccatgcagcagcagcagccgtccatgatccccgcgccgccgacgatgacCACGCAGAAGCAGCAAGGAATTGTGTTCGGCGGTGGCGCAGCGGGAGCGGGGTTAGCGCCTCCTTCGCCGCGGGGGACGCCAATGGCGACGGGGCCGCGTCTCctcatgcagcagcagcagccgtcgacgatcctcgcgccgccgccgccgacgccgacgcggcagAAACAGCAGGGAATCGTGTTCGGCGGTGGCGCAGCAGCGGGGGTGGCGCCTCCTCCTTCGCTGCGGGGGATGCCGATGGCGTCTGGGCCGCGTCCCGCTAGGCAGCCGCAGCGCAAGCGGAAGCAGCGgaccctcgcgccgccgcagcagaaGAATCAGGGCATCGGCGTGTCCGGGGCCGcggctggagctagagctgcgCCCGTGTCTTCTCCGCCGAGCGGGAtgttggcggcggtggagatggcgTTGGGGGATATGGCGGAGGACGCTCGGAAGGCGTGCAACCCGGACATCACGACGCCGTTCGCCTCCGTCGAGGACGCCATCAGCAGGTACGCGTGCTTCCCCTTCGCCGATcaatctccctcctcctcctcctcccgtctcCGCCTCACTTTCTCTTCGTAGCGTTAAACTTTTTCtgctggtttttttttattagttctTCTTCGCCGCGGTGAACAGCACCGAGATTGATCGCTGGTTCCTAGTTGCGATCGACTTGCGTTTGCAAGGTTTCGTCCGTGTTTTAGGGGATTCGGGCTTGTATGTTTAAGTTTTTTGGTGCAGCgaatctgaatatctgatcaTTCGTTAGATGTTACATTCTCTGAAGAGGGGTTTATTCAGAGGATTTGAGTCGACGCCAAACTTCTAGTGCTTGCAAATCAATCCATGAACAATTTTAACGAAAAAAACATTGAGGAGTTTCAGAATTGTTCGCTGGGTTAGTTCATTAAAACAGGGAAAAGGGCACGATCAGCAACTTTGATTTTTCGGTTTCATCGTGTTCTGACGAAATGCTTTGGAATCTAATGTTTGGCTAACTTCATTGTGAGAATAATCCATTTTGGATTAACAGGGACATTGatccttgattaataatactgATTAGGTGTTTTGGTTACGATCAATTTCTGATAGTATAATTTCTATCACCACACATTAGAACCTACAGTATGTGATTTGAAACCAATGTTTCAGCATATAAACTTCTGTTGTCTCTGTTAGAATTGTGGCATGCTAATTAATCTTTACCCGTCTGATCACCAAAACTGTTTTTATCTTCTTTCGTTCATGTCTGCATTGTCAATAATGATGATGTAGCACACAATTCTTAACACTTGTCCAAGACTGATGCCATCATAGTGTAATGTATGTATGTTCACCGCATGGTATCCCAAATTCCCAATGATTCAGTGAAATTCATATCAATACATATAAGATTGATGCtgtcatatatgtatgtatgttcacacttttgatgaaagaaaacaCCGAAATTCATATCAAGTATTGCTGCCAATCTCTGAATTCTGTATTGGGCCAAGAAGTTTCTTATGCGCAGTTGCTTTCATCCAGCTAActacactgaaaaaaaaaaagaatcatataCAGTGAGTATGTGTACAGTAACTATGTTGTTCATGGACTGTTTTAATTTGCCCGCAGGCTGCTTCCATACAACGTGTACGCGGAGTACGAGGAGGACGAGATCTACGTCGAGGACCAGCCGCCGGCGAAGGACAAGTCGAGCGTGCAGGAGTGGGATGACGACCGCGAAGCCGAGGTGATCCGCATGGCGGAGGAGTTCGAGAAGCTGGTGCTGACCTACAACGTCGCCGTCCGGaagtccggcgccggcgccgcccgcggcgaggagcggctcATGGTGGAGAACCTCCTGCTCGCCGACGAGCAGCGCAAGTCGGAGCACGTCAGCGCCCTCgtccggcagcagcagcagcagctggtggcgctgcagaagcagcagcagcagcagcaggaggcggcgCTGCAGCGGCAAcggatgcagcagcagcaagccctGCAGCGGCGGCAACTCTTcctggagcagcagcagcagcaagcagcgctgcagcagcagctcatgctagagcagcagcagcagcaacagatgATGGCAGCGctgcaacagcagcagctggcGATCTTGTTCCACGACCAGCCGCAGCAACCGGAGCCGCTGGGGCCGGCGtactggctggcgcccgtgcatgccgtgccgccgccgccgccgcagcagcagcaacaaccgGAGGAGGGGCAGGCGGGTGGCGCGGCCACCGAGATGGCGCCGCAGCCATTGAGGGAGCTTCGTGATTCGTGCTAGACAATGATCTGATCGAGCATGCGCGATCGTTTTTGTTGGCTTCGTGACTCTTTTTTGGTCCATATATAGATAGAGCTGAGCAGTGGCATTTGGCATGTGAATTGTGAACCTGACTCTTCGATTGACAAAGACCCAagttttggtttatgaaatctTTGAACTAATGTGGCTTGAAATTTCAGAATTTGTTCCGGGAGAGATAATCCTCTTGTTCAAGTTCCATCAGATGGGGACACGAACGAGGGCGCCGCACCCAcccccacccgccgccgacAACAAGAGGTACGTACGTGCCTTGTTGCTCTGTCTCTCATCTTGCTACCATCTTAATTTCGTCCAAGATTGAATAAATTGATCTCTCGTTTCGTTATTACTACTCCTGCGAGTCCGAGAAAAGATGATGCACTCTACGACTCGATCGCCACGCGCTAGAGTCCTAAACCGAACCTATGGCTACCT is part of the Oryza glaberrima chromosome 4, OglaRS2, whole genome shotgun sequence genome and encodes:
- the LOC127769910 gene encoding uncharacterized protein LOC127769910, producing the protein MGEEKGERVERREAMAAAAEEEEPEQVPMVLVAPGKLVTPEQFQRARALPRQLAAVAASPRQPRPLAMQQQQQQMSQSMIFGRPSAPAPTTLQGFGFGRGAGPGAAAVAARSAPRGMGMAAGPRLAMQQSTTTAMMQQQKGFGFGGAGPAAVAPSPRGMTMAVGPRLAAQQKQRQPTLAPPPPPQQNQGFSGAGAGAMGVPSPQGMAVGTRLAMQQQQPSMIPAPPTMTTQKQQGIVFGGGAAGAGLAPPSPRGTPMATGPRLLMQQQQPSTILAPPPPTPTRQKQQGIVFGGGAAAGVAPPPSLRGMPMASGPRPARQPQRKRKQRTLAPPQQKNQGIGVSGAAAGARAAPVSSPPSGMLAAVEMALGDMAEDARKACNPDITTPFASVEDAISRLLPYNVYAEYEEDEIYVEDQPPAKDKSSVQEWDDDREAEVIRMAEEFEKLVLTYNVAVRKSGAGAARGEERLMVENLLLADEQRKSEHVSALVRQQQQQLVALQKQQQQQQEAALQRQRMQQQQALQRRQLFLEQQQQQAALQQQLMLEQQQQQQMMAALQQQQLAILFHDQPQQPEPLGPAYWLAPVHAVPPPPPQQQQQPEEGQAGGAATEMAPQPLRELRDSC